From the genome of Anopheles funestus chromosome 2RL, idAnoFuneDA-416_04, whole genome shotgun sequence:
ATACACTCGAGCCCCAGAACGAGGTCAGCGTCAGCCGTCTCGAGACGCTCGTATCGTCGCTGTATCACAATCTAAATAAACGACTGCCACCGACCCAGCAGGTACACGTCGATTCCAAGGCTAGCTTGCTGTTAAACTGGCTACTGGCGGCCTACTCCGGTGACAATTCCGGCAAAATACGTGTATTTTCCATTAAGGTAGCACTCGCGATCATGTGCGCCGGCAAGATGGTCGATAAGTTGCGATGTAAGTAGCAACGAGCGTTTCTCGCTGATATCagacaatttgatttttctgATTGATTTGTATCCCCTTTATCCCCGGGTAGACATTTTCTCACAAATCTCCGACGGAGCTGGCCAGCTGATACACTGGAAATTGGGCGATTTCCTACGTGAAGTACTGGCGCTTCCGGCAGCCGTCTTCGAATCGCCAACCTTTTTTTACAAAGAGGGCCTAGAGACGGAAATCTTTccggtggaaaacaaaatcaccgTAAATGATTTTATGGCGGGTTTCATGACCGAACCGGGACCTGCCTGTCTCGTGTGGATGCCGCTGCTACATCGGCTCGCTACGGTTGAATCCGTCGTGCATCCGACGGTGTGTTCCGTGTGCATGCGGGAAAACTTTACCGGTTTCCGTTACCGTTGCCAACGTTGCCATGGGTATCAGCTGTGTCAGGACTGTTTCTGGCAGGGACGCGTTTCACTAAACCATCAGAACGATCACGAGGTGAAGGAATATTCGAGCTACAAAAGTCCCAGCAAGCAGATTGGCCATTCGCTGCGCAAAAGCTTCCGCTGTGTGCCAGATAAACCGATTCAAGCGTTACCACGGTTTCCGGAGCAGCCGGAGAAAACACTCAACCTGTCACACATCGTTCCACCATCACCGCTGCCGTCACACAATGGATTTCCGGATGGAGGCATACCGGGTCTGTACGATCGCAGTAGTACACTTGACTCACGGTAAGCGATAATCGTGTTTGTATGGCTAGTTTGATGTTTTGTCACGTTTCACTAGAAGCATTGTAATAATTATTCACTTGTGTCCATCACGCAGCGCCACGGGACTATCGCTAGACAGCAACGGAACGTCAGGAACGCGTGGAGCCGTTAATTCTAATGATGAGGAGCACAGACTGATCGCGCGATATGCAGCACGACTTGCACAGGAATCACGAACGGTATGTTTCATTAAACACAGGTGTCCCGCTTGAAATACACTTTCTCACACACCGTGTGGCCCTCTGTATATCCTTCACAGCCAGGTGGATCAGCGCCCGATCCGGTACAGATAGGGCTAGACAGTTCACGGGCACAGCGTGAACTGATCATGCAGCTTGAATCAAAGAACAAGGAAATAATGCGAGAGATACAGAAACTGCGCCGTCAGCAGGAAGCCGAACAGGTCGCACCGGAAAGTCCTGCCCTGATGAACGAGCTGCGCGCACTGCGACAACGAAAGGGTGAACTCGAGGGTCATCTTGGAGCGTTGCAGGATTCGCGCCGTCAGCTAATGGCACAGCTCGAGGGGCTGATGCGGATGCTCAAAAACCATCAAACACAGAGTCCTCGCTCTACTCCCAACTCTAGTCCACGGTCGGGTAAAAGTCCACCAATACCGCAGGGTACGTTCGCAATTATATAGCAAAAGCTAAATTGTTGTACTGCAGTCAAACTAATTGATTTGTGTTTTAGGGCCACCAATGCCAAATCAAGGTCCGCGACAGGGACCGATGAACCCCGGTGGTTCGGGAATGCCACCAAATATGCCTCCCGGTATGCTTCCACCCGGTGTTGTAATGCATGGTCAAGATCCGCACATGGGTCCCGGCGGTATGGATATGCGGGGATACGCACCAAATGGAAACAACAGTGAGTAGCGCATTTTGTACAAATATATTCATATCTGTTTGTGCTCTgctagccaaaaaaaaaaccagcataTTTTTACCTATTTGCCTTCCCATTCACATGACTTATGTCCTTGCCAATACCCTATCAAAATGCCTTCGCTGCGAgccaaaagcgaaaaaaaaatatcaaacttGGCGCCATgttttagcaaaaaataaaccggAAAGCTCGCTTCAATTGCTTCATCCACAGTTGCtattttgttctgtttgctCGTTGTGCGTCTGTACTGTTACTGTGATTGCATATCGTGTGCAATGCATCTCCATCCTAAcatgaatgtttgtttacgcGCTTTCAACTTCAACAATAATTCACACAACTTTCACTTTTCTAATCGGTGTCGGATATTTGGTTAATAATTTATacacttgtttttgttttgttttgttgactAATTTGAAACTATTATACATCATACCACtttagtttttgctttctatttACTTACACTCATCGagttattaattatttgtcTTGGAAATCGTCACTTCATCGCTTACATTTAAAGTCATTTTTAATAAAGCAAATCATGTTTAGTTTTGCTTCTGTCGAATCGGTTACCATACATTTCCGAGATGGcacaaaacccaaaccatATCCTTTGCCTCTTTACGTTCATATGTTGGCATCCCTCATTcgctgtgaaaaaaaaacatttcgatcTGCTTTTCGAATTTCGCTTCCGAACGCTATTCACAGATGGTAGCATTAATGGTGGTCCGCTTGGCTCGCGATCGAATGCCGCAGGAGCGTGTCCGCCGGCCGGTGGCCGGTCGGATCTGCACTACGCGGCCGATTCCGTATCCACCGCAATGTCCTCGCTGGTGCGCGAACTTAACACAGGTACCGCACGAACTCCTCATCGACTCGCTTCCTTACTCACCTTATAAACGCATACGCTCTCACGCACTTCAATGTCTTCTGTCTGTCCCCACAAGCCGTCCCACAAGAACTGCACCACTTTATGGTCAATAGTCataggttgtgtttttttgccccCCTTCTTTGTTTTTCGTCTACCCGAAAATCATGCATCACGTTTGGGGTTTCTTTTGTactgtgtgtttatgtgtcactcgacttctttttttttccaatcaaATGCTGTTATGTTTGATGTGAATTATTCTGGCAATAATCCTAGCGAATAGGATTTCATACCACTTATCTCTGCCTGTACGAGAATCTTTTATCTATTTCTGGATGTTCAAGCTAATTTTCCATGTTAATATACTATCTGTATGTATTCTTTTATATATTTGCGTTCTTAATTACTATCATTCCTAACTCTTCATGTTTCGTAAGCGTATTTTTATCTCCTCTCGATTTgctgtttaaatttttaggAATAATTCTTCTCATTCTTtaaccatgtgtgtgtgtgtttggtgtgtctgtgtgtgtttgtgtacacgtgtccaattttacaaaacacaacTCGTCATACAGTTGAATGGTTGGCCAAATGCAGTACATGATCAGTCACACATCTGAAGCAATACTAGACTAGTTCTCAAAAAAGCTCGCTTTTTAACAGAGACCATACTAGGTCAAGCTTGAAAAGCTTTAATGTCATCTCTACTTGTCAAATGTGTACGCTTCCTTACTACTTAGCACTATCTCGATGTGACAACTCGTGTagctcgtgtttttttttcttttttgctattcTGCACGAAGCCGTTCACTCTTGCGACCGATCAGTTCCATACTTTGCTACATAGTGTTGTCGGTGTACACGTTTTTTTGAATGTATCCGCTGCGCCATGTTTTCGTTCTCTATTTCTGCCATAGTAGTTACTACCGTACCGTAGAGGTAAGCGCGCTGTACTGTCATCTCGCGAGCCCGTCAATGTGCGCATTAGGAATGTTACttgctatacgtgtatttgcGGCGTATGTCTCTTCTTcagtaaaaacattttcaccagCAAATGCTTCCTTCCATACTACGGTCCACTGTAATGGGCTACTGACCGTACCGATGACCGTGgtcatgtgtgtttttttcttcttcgtaaaAGTACTTCCAAAACTCCATCCTTGATTTCTAGGTTCATCCCCACCGGAAACAACGTTCTTGAAGGAGCGCAGAGTTTAGTGCACGTTAGAGCAAagtttcccccaaaaaaaaccgccagCCTGATCCACATTCTCCCACCGAATAATAAACGACCAACCCTCCCGTGGGTAGAGGGGCAACACACACGCGTTAGGTTGACCTTTCGCACGGTGCACAGCAACGGATTGAGTGCGAGAGCCAGAGGGGTTGTATATACTACCACCTATCCTTTGCAATAAAGATATAGAGGGACTGCTGGATAAATTGCTAcaacagaaacagaaacagaacagaacattTTTAGCAAGATGAAATTGTTCACACAAATTGTAAACTTTGTCACGAAAACtcacacattttcttctcatctttgccaaaaaaaacacaaaatcttGCTCTAATTTGCTTATTTTACAGCAACAGGAAAGctatttttgctctttttgaaGTATTTCAAACTCGGTCTAATATTTAATCGCTATTTTTCGCTTTCTGTTCAGAGAAGAAAAGTGAACTTCAcgctttttggtttttggatcttgagttgctgtttttgtttaaagcgaTAGAATCATTTTATTGTTACCatttatttcgaaaaaaaaaaccataaaaacaaaatattcccATATCGCCGACACCAATTATGTGAAAAGTAGAACAATTTTACggcctttttttattccataaattttttacaacgacgtagaaaaacaaaaattgcaaaatctttttgacaaaaaaaaacaccgccaATAATAATACTcttgttattattttgtaatgCCGGTTCCTTTCTCCTTCCGTTAATCATGATCCACCATCTCATAACCCACCTACacctacacgcacacactttaaaactttaatctgaaaaaatctgttttaaCACTGGTTCAGTTCAATGAAAAACACAATTATATTACACGCATGGTCGATCTTAATACGATGATCGGTTTTCGATCGGTTTTACTTTCTTACACGCATGCTGAAACAATACACGCGTCGATTACAACGCtcacaaaacaaccacaaacaacgataacaacaaaaacctgcaAAAACATCACGAACGCAACGaaattttgatgaaataaTTGCGACAATTAAACACTTCAATCACCAACAACACCTCCACCAAACACCGATTGGCAATGCAAATGGCCACAACTGGCACGAAAACACCGCGCAATACGCAATACAAATGTGCTAAATACtaaataaaactaacaaaaccTATCCTACTACAAACTCATAACGAACAACAATCATCATCTTCCCCGCACATATACGTACTACCACCTACTATATCTTCCCCTACGATCctcggggtgtgtgtgtgtgtgtgtgcgttgggAACTTCAGTTTTCTATGCGCACTACGAAGGACATCTTCCGCCCGGCGTCGTACATAAGCCGCCGATGCGCTACTTTTCAGAGGGATCCGACGATGACAGTATCGCTTCGTCGCAGCACACAATGCGCCACTCGCTAGGTAAGCATACAACACTCACAAAACTCCCTGTTTGAAATTAgacaccaaaaaaccaaaaaaaaacaggatcaATTTCAAACGACTGCAAAAGATCCTGCTGCTGTTAAAAAACTCGACAAACTCGACGATATCAGCTTAGCGTTTATAGCCAGTGTGTGCCTGCCCTGTGGcagttttattcaattaatctGGCACGGAAGCAGCAAATAGTGATCGAAAAAACCGTTTCCTCCCCCATCGCTTGTTTGTGTTCGCACTTGTTGGCATGGTGTTCGTCTCACACCAACCAGTGTTCcgttcggtttgttttgtgttttttcgaaCAATTTTATGTACCTTTTTGCATAACCTTTTTGTAGTTTAAATGGAATGAATGATACGAGCACCAATCtgcacacatatacacactgTCATGTATAGGTCAACATAAAAGCAGCACGATAATCGTTCTTTGCTACTAACAACCCGTTCGAAACGTTcgtcaagcgacgaacctttatAGTAAATGTTGTAATAtagtaaaaataatcattaatTAAAACGGACTAATGAGGAGTGATTTGTATGAAGCAGGGATTGTTAAAGAGTCACATAAACGGAACcagcatttaatttattctgcTGAATAGAATAGAATACAGTTACTACTGCTAACAATGTGTTAACAATTCAATTACAAGTGAACATTGtagaaaactaaaattaactTCGGATCAAACATCAATAACAGTGTGTTTCTTCAATTGATAAACGTtatgtgtttccttttctgcaccattttaaatacttttttacCTCGGCATGTTTTCTTCCGGAGAACTTGCACATTCGCTTACATTATCACGCCATCATGCTATGAAGCtgttacggttttttttccttttcaatcatattttttgcAGACTTTGACGAGATGCACATGACCACCCATGAGTGGAGTGAAAAGGTGAGTAACGTAAGCGAATTTAAATTCTCAACGGTGTTTAAGTATACATTACTAAACCTTTGTTACCCGTTACAGGATAATACTCAATGGCAGGAACAATTTGCTGCCTGGAGCTTGAATTCGCAAAACCAGTGAACCCCGGAGATAGTGCAATAAATCCAGTGCAGaatggaaaagggaaaaaaagctagctacaagcaaacaaacaagcacgGCAATGCGATCGGACGGCGATCGGACGCTGGAACTCATAATCCCGTCGATCCGAACCATTTAAACCAGTGGTTCATTTGCTTTGTAAtgataattacaatttttcttttagtgtATCACTAAAGAACACATTTCAGGCGGGGTGagcataacaacaaaaattgtgtACACCAGAGCGATGGCACTGTTTATATGCGTTATTTACATACGTTTACTTAATTGTATGCAAACCATCGTCCTTAAGCAAAACTATCATATGAAAGCGTACAAAGAAAAGTAGAAGGGACTTGTTTTAAGCAATAATGCAATACACGCAATACATCCATTCCAAGCACACAGAGGTGGCACGGTGTCAACTGTAACTTCTTTTAAGCGGATTTCATTTGTTAGGGATTTACACATAGAAAAGAACGCAAACGCTTGATTAATATATTGGTAGCGCTTGCAATTACAGTTGCAatagtcatttttttttcttgccagAACGAAGATACGAAAAATGGATTTCATTCATTCTATTCAACGGTAGCCACGGCTGATCGATAGTTTTAACTTCTCTTGTTTACCTTCCTAATTTGTCttccaattatttttattgttttatagcTATTATTTACCGTTGTGTTCGTATAcgattaaaaataacataattgcaaaaaagaagaagtgtTAAACAATCATGCTCGAAAGATTCAGTTTTGTatgttaaaattgattttataattgttttgcCGCAAACGCGTGTTATGTTGTAGATAaacgattttaataaaatattttctgttAGCAATAAATTGCTgtatgtgttgctgttgcaaaTTATATTATCtttcgttaatttttttctaattaaattgcttcatattcattatttatttctaagGCAGACCATTCCGAAGGATATTATCGTTACTAGGTAGAATTTCATCACACTCACACTTCATCACACATAATGAGGACAACATTTCGTCCAAAACTAGCAATTGTGCGTTACAGTTCGGTTTTAGTAGATGAAAACTTCTAAAAGCTGATGGCCGAATTAAGTGTATCGTTAGTGTAAGCAACTCATATGctttttaaatcattaaatCAACAGTTTCTTCATATGAAATAATATGTTGGGAATTTTATATCACTTGCACTATTCAACCATTCGAAGACTCAAAATGGTGGTACGCTGAGGGTGAAATACGAGACGGCTAATTAGTGCGCATTCTATTGAATTGTGGGTGTCATACTTGGTAAAATGGAAATGTGGCTCTGCATGTAAATACACGGCAGTATTCGTAGTGAAACGTCCATTTAcggaacaaaaattgaaagaacgaacgaaacgtaaaagaaaacaaaacttcacaaCCAGTCGTTGTTAATGGATCAGTGGtgttttccaaaacaaaaatacaacaaatagACTAGCAAATGATCGACGataaactaaaaacacacagcacGATACTGCGCCATTTGTGGAAAGATTTCCATACAAAGAAAAGCCATAAGCGATACAGCGAAAGAagaacattaaataaaatttacttaaAGCTACATCTTTACATACTTGTGCGAAGCGATTATAGGGACACGACGATCCTTCTTCTTATGTATTTGAtggaaatgattaaaattcaGCATCGGAAAGCATCTCTACTAAGCATACATAGAAACCCTTTCTAACTCATCGATTAAACGCATATCTTAAATCAAAGATGTATCGGAAACAATTTTGCATGGGAAAGCGATAAAACGATGCATCATAACGGTCGaaatttagaagaaaaaaacacgggaAACCGATATCAATAGCTAGCAAACAACGAGGTTACGGATACATTACTTGCGTAAAGTTTTCCAAATCCCTTACATCGTTTAATTCCTCCCTTAATAGCAAACCACACGAAAGGACGACGATCGTTCAATgctattttcccttttcagtATTATCTTTCTGTATTTTCACATTGTCGTGGTAAGAGAACAGAACATAAAACATGTTGAAAAAGACTTAAAACAGCGAGCCAGAAGCATGGTTTTAATACTGTCATTTTGTATCTCTCCATTGAAGCGCATTGAATTGATTCCACTGAACTTTCTCCATTAAGACTTGATAATACAATTTGTTGGACGAACATCTGTAAGTAGTAGCCCATAAAGAATATCGATACAACCACATATGTAGAACaacaggaaagaaaatgtgtaaagcaaaccaaacactCCTAACGGTGTAGATAGACAAACGTTTTAACAGTTTCCGAAGGGCAAATTATAGTCAAATATACAGAGGCTTTTTCGACATAAAATAGTATCGTACGTAGTGAACAAGTGGGAGCAGGGTGACGAAAATTTgcgaacacaaaacaaaaaaacattatctcAGTTCATGCCGAATTACAGCGAACGGTTTCGGAGCCGTGAGTGAGAAGATACCCAGTATGAATCGATCGATCCATACACTTATGTTAGCGCTGTTACCGTACATAATCGCAGGTTATTTAAGAATTACTTCTTAgaattatcattaaaaaaaataaaccatagGATTGTTAGCGCAACTCGACAAATGGTCATAATAGTGGGATGTAACATTCTCATCATGTGCGCGTAAGGGACAATTGGCTGGAAACGAAAGCTTGAAgcttcaaacacaaaaaaaggaaagcattcGTCATGCAAAGTCGATCGTCGAATGGGGCGAAAGTAGTAAGTGAACCAGCAGTTGACGGTAGTGGCATGTTTGGCATTTCACTgttacgaataaaaaataaagactaAAGGACTATAATATTACTTACCTTCTTGCCCTTGTTGTCGTCTTTCGATGGTTTCGTGTGATATTCGAATTTTCCACTGCTTAACAGATTCCCCGTTTCACTGCAGTATACGATCTTCAGGTGCGACAGCCGCACaaatggttttcttttattcactGTAGGTAATCATGGTTCAGTCTCTAGAAATGAATGCTAGTGTGAACGTGGCTGTTGCACCGATTCGTATCAGTTCCCTCCCTTTACCCTCCCGTTCCGGTGAGAGTTGCTCTCGAGAATGACGGCGGCGGTGCGTGATTGTTTGCGGTGCTTTTTCCACATTTAAAACATGTGCCAACTGATTCGTTAACGAGCAAGGGAGTCACATCTCTGACTTGTGTGCGGATGAAATTGTACGAAGCAAATGAACCTGGATGAAAGAAAAGCGTACGGCAGATCCGATGACCGGTGGCACCGGAACAAAATGCGAACGAACGGTGTGATGGTGGTACGCCTTACGCCATAAGCTTAGACCGTGTCGTGAATGCAACGTATGCGACGAAGAAGACCAGCACGGTAGCGAGAATTTCCGAGTTAACCCATGGTCCCTTGTATGCGCCGGAGAAATTTACGGTAACGGTCGTGAGTGGTTTCACCGTCTGGATGTCTTCGCCGGCACGCTGGGCTTTGCGTACAGCCGCATAGGACTCTTCATCGAACAGACGCACTGCGTACGATCCACTGCTGACCTTTTTAATTTCCTCATTCCAGCTGACCTGAAAGCACATCATTATCGACGAAATTGATCAGTGTACCGAACGGAACTCAGAGCGCGTGTCTACAGAGGTGCTCGTTCGGTTGCTTACCTGATACTTGTTTTCATCGATGCGTACAACAGGAGCCAACTTGCCAAGTACTTCGGCGAACAGGGGCAGCTTTTCTGCTCCGGCGTTTGAGCACTTGAGCGTGAATTCCGTTACAAAACCAATCTGGCTAACGATCGTGGCATCCGTGGTGGAGTAGAAGTTAGATTTCACCTCCGGGTTTGAGCAGGTGCTAGCGACAGCGTAACTTAATGCGCAGCACAACACGGCCGATGCTAAAACGAACTTTACCATGATGACGGTGTATTTGTTTGCTACGTACGACAGGAAAACTAGTAATGTACTGAAACAGCGCTGATCCCGGCGAGCTTGCAAATGGTTCggggtttgttgtttgcaacGAAATCATCCACGTCGATTGCTCTCCAGCCACGTCAAACGCTGCTGTCATAAACAAACCGGGTATGCTGTCAACATGACACCTCGAAAGCGAatcaaatttttgtaaaatatttcaagaaAAGGTTGTAGAAATTTATTACACGTCtgatttttttagtttcgtaATATTTAAAGTTTACTAGATAAAATAATCAGTTTACGTGCAAGGTGTGTCACACATAACGACCAAATTCAAAACAGCATAATGCACTCCATCGTACGGTCGCGCCTCCTTGTATGTCATCCATTCAAATTTGTACATGCGATATTGTGCATCTTTTGTGGCCTCAACGTATCTTATCTGATTAAAACCAATATAATCGATTGTGGAGTAGAAATGTAAGTCTTGAAACGAACTTTTTGTGCTaataatttagttttatttctataTATTAACCTTAAATCGGACGGCAGAAATGtctaaacattaaacaatagcgaatataaatgatttaaaaaagtgGATGATTCAAAACAATTCCATATGCTTAATTATTAGGCTTAGTAAAATCACACGAATGCCATTAGTATACGTCCATTCCCGCGCAAAGACACAGGCAGTTCAGGTTGACCGCTCGTCGATCGCGGGCCCGCAACTCCAACCAACGCTTTTGATTCGGAACAAACATTTCCGGTGGCAGTGGCGCTTTCTCGTCGGCAGTTTCTAAGAACAAGGGTAAAACATTCAAGATTGCTATTATTTACTGCTTAGCTTTAGAACACTTACCATCGCTTTTCTTGCCCGCTTTCGATGGACTTGGCAGAATGGATATTGTCTCCTCAGGTTTCCGGAGCAGTAGTTTGCCTACACCTTCGCACATTCGCAGCACTTCATGATGGGCCAAAATTTCCCGTAACCGTTCATCCAGCGCTTCACAAGCATTGATCCACTCGGCGACACCGTCGAAATCCTTCAGCAAGTTCAATGCGCCCGCGCTGCTGAATTTGGTCTTTTTCATGTAAATATGATCGAGCCAAGCTTCACAGATGATCTTTAGCGTTAGCTTCAGTATT
Proteins encoded in this window:
- the LOC125764306 gene encoding dystrobrevin beta isoform X1 — its product is MEPMEARVAMLQDLKIQSFDTIRFASYRTACKLRYVQKSTNLHLVDIWNVIEAFRENGLNTLEPQNEVSVSRLETLVSSLYHNLNKRLPPTQQVHVDSKASLLLNWLLAAYSGDNSGKIRVFSIKVALAIMCAGKMVDKLRYIFSQISDGAGQLIHWKLGDFLREVLALPAAVFESPTFFYKEGLETEIFPVENKITVNDFMAGFMTEPGPACLVWMPLLHRLATVESVVHPTVCSVCMRENFTGFRYRCQRCHGYQLCQDCFWQGRVSLNHQNDHEVKEYSSYKSPSKQIGHSLRKSFRCVPDKPIQALPRFPEQPEKTLNLSHIVPPSPLPSHNGFPDGGIPGLYDRSSTLDSRATGLSLDSNGTSGTRGAVNSNDEEHRLIARYAARLAQESRTPGGSAPDPVQIGLDSSRAQRELIMQLESKNKEIMREIQKLRRQQEAEQVAPESPALMNELRALRQRKGELEGHLGALQDSRRQLMAQLEGLMRMLKNHQTQSPRSTPNSSPRSGKSPPIPQGPPMPNQGPRQGPMNPGGSGMPPNMPPGMLPPGVVMHGQDPHMGPGGMDMRGYAPNGNNNGSINGGPLGSRSNAAGACPPAGGRSDLHYAADSVSTAMSSLVRELNTVFYAHYEGHLPPGVVHKPPMRYFSEGSDDDSIASSQHTMRHSLDFDEMHMTTHEWSEKDNTQWQEQFAAWSLNSQNQ
- the LOC125764306 gene encoding dystrobrevin beta isoform X2, with product MEPMEARVAMLQDLKIQSFDTIRFASYRTACKLRYVQKSTNLHLVDIWNVIEAFRENGLNTLEPQNEVSVSRLETLVSSLYHNLNKRLPPTQQVHVDSKASLLLNWLLAAYSGDNSGKIRVFSIKVALAIMCAGKMVDKLRYIFSQISDGAGQLIHWKLGDFLREVLALPAAVFESPTFFYKEGLETEIFPVENKITVNDFMAGFMTEPGPACLVWMPLLHRLATVESVVHPTVCSVCMRENFTGFRYRCQRCHGYQLCQDCFWQGRVSLNHQNDHEVKEYSSYKSPSKQIGHSLRKSFRCVPDKPIQALPRFPEQPEKTLNLSHIVPPSPLPSHNGFPDGGIPGLYDRSSTLDSRATGLSLDSNGTSGTRGAVNSNDEEHRLIARYAARLAQESRTPGGSAPDPVQIGLDSSRAQRELIMQLESKNKEIMREIQKLRRQQEAEQVAPESPALMNELRALRQRKGELEGHLGALQDSRRQLMAQLEGLMRMLKNHQTQSPRSTPNSSPRSGKSPPIPQGPPMPNQGPRQGPMNPGGSGMPPNMPPGMLPPGVVMHGQDPHMGPGGMDMRGYAPNGNNNGSINGGPLGSRSNAAGACPPAGGRSDLHYAADSVSTAMSSLVRELNTDFDEMHMTTHEWSEKDNTQWQEQFAAWSLNSQNQ
- the LOC125764366 gene encoding translocon-associated protein subunit delta, translating into MVKFVLASAVLCCALSYAVASTCSNPEVKSNFYSTTDATIVSQIGFVTEFTLKCSNAGAEKLPLFAEVLGKLAPVVRIDENKYQVSWNEEIKKVSSGSYAVRLFDEESYAAVRKAQRAGEDIQTVKPLTTVTVNFSGAYKGPWVNSEILATVLVFFVAYVAFTTRSKLMA
- the LOC125764306 gene encoding dystrobrevin beta isoform X3, producing MEPMEARVAMLQDLKIQSFDTIRFASYRTACKLRYVQKSTNLHLVDIWNVIEAFRENGLNTLEPQNEVSVSRLETLVSSLYHNLNKRLPPTQQVHVDSKASLLLNWLLAAYSGDNSGKIRVFSIKVALAIMCAGKMVDKLRYIFSQISDGAGQLIHWKLGDFLREVLALPAAVFESPTFFYKEGLETEIFPVENKITVNDFMAGFMTEPGPACLVWMPLLHRLATVESVVHPTVCSVCMRENFTGFRYRCQRCHGYQLCQDCFWQGRVSLNHQNDHEVKEYSSYKSPSKQIGHSLRKSFRCVPDKPIQALPRFPEQPEKTLNLSHIVPPSPLPSHNGFPDGGIPGLYDRSSTLDSRATGLSLDSNGTSGTRGAVNSNDEEHRLIARYAARLAQESRTPGGSAPDPVQIGLDSSRAQRELIMQLESKNKEIMREIQKLRRQQEAEQVAPESPALMNELRALRQRKGELEGHLGALQDSRRQLMAQLEGLMRMLKNHQTQSPRSTPNSSPRSGKSPPIPQGPPMPNQGPRQGPMNPGGSGMPPNMPPGMLPPGVVMHGQDPHMGPGGMDMRGYAPNGNNIFYAHYEGHLPPGVVHKPPMRYFSEGSDDDSIASSQHTMRHSLDFDEMHMTTHEWSEKDNTQWQEQFAAWSLNSQNQ
- the LOC125764306 gene encoding dystrobrevin beta isoform X4 yields the protein MEPMEARVAMLQDLKIQSFDTIRFASYRTACKLRYVQKSTNLHLVDIWNVIEAFRENGLNTLEPQNEVSVSRLETLVSSLYHNLNKRLPPTQQVHVDSKASLLLNWLLAAYSGDNSGKIRVFSIKVALAIMCAGKMVDKLRYIFSQISDGAGQLIHWKLGDFLREVLALPAAVFESPTFFYKEGLETEIFPVENKITVNDFMAGFMTEPGPACLVWMPLLHRLATVESVVHPTVCSVCMRENFTGFRYRCQRCHGYQLCQDCFWQGRVSLNHQNDHEVKEYSSYKSPSKQIGHSLRKSFRCVPDKPIQALPRFPEQPEKTLNLSHIVPPSPLPSHNGFPDGGIPGLYDRSSTLDSRATGLSLDSNGTSGTRGAVNSNDEEHRLIARYAARLAQESRTPGGSAPDPVQIGLDSSRAQRELIMQLESKNKEIMREIQKLRRQQEAEQVAPESPALMNELRALRQRKGELEGHLGALQDSRRQLMAQLEGLMRMLKNHQTQSPRSTPNSSPRSGKSPPIPQGPPMPNQGPRQGPMNPGGSGMPPNMPPGMLPPGVVMHGQDPHMGPGGMDMRGYAPNGNNNFDEMHMTTHEWSEKDNTQWQEQFAAWSLNSQNQ
- the LOC125764306 gene encoding dystrobrevin beta isoform X5 yields the protein MEPMEARVAMLQDLKIQSFDTIRFASYRTACKLRYVQKSTNLHLVDIWNVIEAFRENGLNTLEPQNEVSVSRLETLVSSLYHNLNKRLPPTQQVHVDSKASLLLNWLLAAYSGDNSGKIRVFSIKVALAIMCAGKMVDKLRYIFSQISDGAGQLIHWKLGDFLREVLALPAAVFESPTFFYKEGLETEIFPVENKITVNDFMAGFMTEPGPACLVWMPLLHRLATVESVVHPTVCSVCMRENFTGFRYRCQRCHGYQLCQDCFWQGRVSLNHQNDHEVKEYSSYKSPSKQIGHSLRKSFRCVPDKPIQALPRFPEQPEKTLNLSHIVPPSPLPSHNGFPDGGIPGLYDRSSTLDSRATGLSLDSNGTSGTRGAVNSNDEEHRLIARYAARLAQESRTPGGSAPDPVQIGLDSSRAQRELIMQLESKNKEIMREIQKLRRQQEAEQVAPESPALMNELRALRQRKGELEGHLGALQDSRRQLMAQLEGLMRMLKNHQTQSPRSTPNSSPRSGKSPPIPQGPPMPNQGPRQGPMNPGGSGMPPNMPPGMLPPGVVMHGQDPHMGPGGMDMRGYAPNGNNSSSPPETTFLKERRV